A genomic window from Candidatus Denitrolinea symbiosum includes:
- a CDS encoding toxin, which yields MSQNESNRQKHGIDFVEAQALWLDENRLEIPARTVDEPRNLLIGQINGKVWSAIITYRDANIRIISVRRARDEEVELYEGI from the coding sequence ATGAGCCAAAATGAATCAAATCGCCAAAAACATGGCATTGACTTTGTCGAGGCGCAAGCATTGTGGCTGGATGAAAATCGTCTTGAAATCCCAGCCAGAACTGTAGATGAACCGAGAAATCTTTTGATCGGTCAAATTAATGGCAAAGTTTGGTCCGCAATTATCACGTATCGCGACGCAAATATTCGGATCATCTCTGTCAGACGCGCTCGCGATGAGGAGGTAGAACTCTATGAAGGCATCTGA
- a CDS encoding CopG family transcriptional regulator, translating to MKASELDKKFDDNQNILADLDLSQARRPALEQKRVNVDFPMWMITALDREARKLGVTRQSVIKMWLAERLEQLGWAG from the coding sequence ATGAAGGCATCTGAACTGGACAAAAAATTTGACGATAACCAGAATATTCTGGCCGACTTGGATCTTTCCCAGGCCCGCCGCCCCGCGTTGGAGCAAAAGCGCGTCAATGTGGACTTCCCCATGTGGATGATCACCGCGTTGGATCGCGAAGCGCGCAAACTGGGCGTGACGCGGCAATCCGTGATCAAAATGTGGCTGGCGGAACGCCTGGAGCAACTTGGATGGGCTGGATAA